The DNA window CGCCCTCGGCGCCCCAACCGGCCGTATAGTGGTCCCAGAGGAAGGCATGGGTGAATACCCCGCCGGCGCCATGACCGCCCAGCCACGGCACAGACAGCATGCGGACATAGAACAGGGCGCCGAAGAAGGCGCAGAAGAACATCACTTCGGAGAAAATGAACCACATCATCCCCATCCGGAATGAGCGGTCCACCTGCGGATTGTATTCGCCGGCCAGCGATTCATGGATGACGGCACCGAACCAGCCGAAGAACATCGCGACGATGGTCATCAGGCCGAGGATGAAAAAGCCCCGGCCCATGCCGCCCTGACCGGGCTCGGCGACCATCCAGTGGGCGGCACCGAAGACGGTGAGAAACAAGGCCACCATGGCCACGATCGGCCATTCGGTGCGCTTGGAAGGGATGAAATAGATGTCTTGCGACTGACTCATCACACGGATTCCATGGATATCGTAAGTAAACGCTGGTTGCCCGCCCCGGCCTGCGCCTCGAAGGGTCGGTGACAGCCACCCGGTACCTGGCCGGCCCGACTCTTCACGAGTAGAACCAGCCCTGGAAAATCGATCCCAGATAGATCACCAGCACGACAGCCCCCACCACCCAGGCGGTCCTGCGCGCGCGGCGTTGCCGCGCGGCAAGGGCTTCGGGACTCATCACCTCAGCCATGAGCTGCTGCACTCCGGAGCCGGGTCGGGGAGAAGCTGACATGCATGGCCTCAGTGATGTCCCGAAGTGCCATGCGACAGGTCATTGTCATCGATCACCGGCGGCACCGTGAAGGAATGGAACGGGGGCGGCGAGGACAGCGTCCACTCCAGGCCCTTGGCGCCTTCCCATACCCGCGAGGTCGCCGGCTTCTTGGAGAAGTACACGCAATGGATGATCACGCCCAGGAAGATCAGCTGGGCCGGGCCGAAGACAAAGGCACCGATCGAGCTGATTTCATTGAAGCTGGCAAAAGCCACGTTGTAATCCGGAATACGGCGCGGCATGCCGGCCAGACCCAGGAAGTGCTGGGGGAAGAACAGCACGTTGACCGACACCACGCTGATCCAGAAATGGACCTTGGCCCAGAACTGGCTGTACATATGGCCGGTCCACTTCGGCAGCCAGAAATAGACGCCGGTGATGATGGCGAAGATCGCGCCGCAGACCAGCACATAGTGGAAATGGGCGACCACGAAATAGGAATCCTGATACTGGAAGTCGGCCGGAGCCAGGGCCAGCATCAGACCGGAGAAGCCGCCGATGGTGAACAGGATCACGAAGGAGATCGCCCACAGCATCGGGGCTTCGAAGGTCATCGACCCGCCCCACATGGTGCTGACCCAGTTGAACACCTTCACGCCGGTCGGCACCGCGATCAGCATGGTGGCATACATGAAGAACAGCTCGCCGCCCAGCGGCATGCCGACGGTGAACATGTGGTGGGCCCACACGATAAACGACAGCAGGGCAATCGCCGAGGTAGCGTAGACCATCGCGCGGTAGCCGAAGATAGGCTTGCGGGCAAAGGTCGGGATGACTTCCGAAATGATCCCGAAGGCCGGCAGGATCATGATGTAGACCTCGGGGTGACCGAAGAACCAGAAGATGTGCTGGTACAGGACCGGATCACCGCCGCCGGCGGCATTGAAGAAATTGGTACCGAAATATTTGTCGGTCAGCAGCATCGTCACCGCGCCGGCCAGTACCGGCATCACCGCGATCAGCAGAAAGGCGGTGATCAGCCAGGTCCAGACGAAGATCGGCATCTTCATCAGGTCCATGCCGGGAGCGCGCATATTCAGAATGGTGGCGATGATGTTGATCGCGCCCATGATCGAGCTGATGCCGGCCAGATGGACGGCGAACACCGCGAAAGCCAGCTGGCCGCCCTGCAAGGACAGCGGCGCATACAGAGTCCAGCCGCCGGCCGGGCCGCCGGTGGGCATGAACAGCGTCATCAGCAACATGGTGAAGGCCGCCGGCAGCAACCAGAACGACAGGTTGTTCATGCGCGGCAGGGCCATGTCCGGGGCGCCGATCATCATCGGCACCATCCAGTTGGCCAGGCCGACGAAGGCCGGCATGATCGCACCGAAGATCATGGTCAGCGCGTGCAGGGTCGTCATTTCATTGAAGAACTGCGGCTGCACCAGCTGCAGACCGGGCTTGAACAGCTCGGCACGGATCACTTCGGCGAACAGGCCGCCGACGAAAAACATGATCAGGGCGAACACCAGGTACAGGGTACCGATGTCCTTGTGGTTGGTGGAAAAGAACCACCGGTGGAAGAACCCGTGCGGCGCGCCATGATGCCCGTCGTCGTGGTGGAGAGTCTCTGCGTGGGCCATGGCCGTGCACCTCTGCTCAAAAAGAAAGCGGCTGAAGCTGGAAAAGCTGGAAACGGATATCTGGAGCCTTGCGGACCAAGCCTGAGGCTCAGCCCGGATTGGCCTGCGCCGTCATGGAAGTCACCTGGGCGGTCTGCGGCGCCGGCTGGTAAGGCAGCTGGCGCTGGCTGGACAGCCATTTCTCGAATTCCTCGCGGGACACCGCCTTGACCACGATCGGCATGAAGCCATGATCCTGACCGCACAGCTCGGCGCACTGGCCGCGATAGGTGCCCGGCACCTTGATGGTCGCCCAGGCCGCATTCGCGATGCCGGGGATGGCGTCGACCTTCCAGCCCAGATCCGGCACCCACCAGGAGTGGATCACGTCACCGGCCGTGATCACGAAACGGATCTTGGTATTGACCGGCACCACCAGCGGGTGATCGACGTTCAACAGATAAGTGTTTTCACCGTTTTCCTGCACGGCCTTGGGATCCAGGCCCGAATGCAGCTGGCGGGTGAAGTCACTCAAGTGGTCGAGCTTGGACATGAAGCCCACGTCCTTGATCGGCTGGCCCTGATAATCGACATAGTCGTAGCGCCACAGCCATTGATAGCCGGTGACCTTGACCGTCAGTTCGGAATGCGAGGTGTCAGCGAAGCTGACCAGACCACCGGTGGCCAGATAGCCCAGCACCGCCAGAATGATGAAGGGAATCGTGGTCCAGACCAGTTCCAGCTTGGTGTTGTGGACCCATTTCTCGGCGACCGCCCCCCGCGACTTGCGGAAGCGGAATATCGCGATGCCCATGGCGCCGAACACCAGAATGCCGATCACCGAGCAGATGCCCAGCGTGACATTGTTGAGGAAATAGGGTTCGGGCGACCACTCTGTCACGCCTCGCGGCATATTGAGCTGCCAGTCATGCGGATTGGCCATGGCCACGCCGCCGAACAGTCCACCTGCGATCACACCAAGCCGGACCGCGTACTTGATACCACCACGCACCATGCCGCCAGAGATCATGTCTTGCACCTTGTAATGAACCTATTCGTGCAGCCTGCGTTTGCTGTCCGCCAGCAACACCTTGAGTTTTCGTGACAACTCGGCGCGTTCCGGCTCAGCCAGGAATGCTCCGATTTCCACTTCCTTGCCGTGCGAGCGCAATACCAGCGCACACCGGTTTCGTCTGTGACGCATCAGCACGGCCACCCAGTACGTCTGGAAGCTCACGCGCCCGTCACCTGGCATCGACAGCACCTCCAGCGAACCTTCCACCACACTGAGCCGTTCACCGCGATCACCTGCCCGCCAAGCCAGACGCAGCATGCAGACCACGACCACAGACTCCAGCAGTGCATACAGCGGAGCAAAAACATTGCCCATGAAGGCACCGAGCACGGCAACGAACAGGTTGGCCAGCACCATGGCACCGATCACCCGCACCACTGCACGCCTCGACAGGGCGCGATTGGGCGTCAGCCACAGGACCACGGATTCCGGGCCTGCAGCAGGGGATCGGATCACGATCATGGTCACCCCATCCGTCTGCAACGGAGGAAATGATAGGCCGCTGCGCTGCAGCGAGCAACAAAATTGACGCACCCCGTCCACATCCCCCCTATTTTCTTTTTTTTGATGTATGTGCCGGCGCCGCCCTGCCCCCCTGCCGGAACGCACTGTGAAGCCGGCAGAT is part of the Frateuria aurantia DSM 6220 genome and encodes:
- a CDS encoding DUF2244 domain-containing protein, with protein sequence MIVIRSPAAGPESVVLWLTPNRALSRRAVVRVIGAMVLANLFVAVLGAFMGNVFAPLYALLESVVVVCMLRLAWRAGDRGERLSVVEGSLEVLSMPGDGRVSFQTYWVAVLMRHRRNRCALVLRSHGKEVEIGAFLAEPERAELSRKLKVLLADSKRRLHE
- the ctaD gene encoding cytochrome c oxidase subunit I; translated protein: MAHAETLHHDDGHHGAPHGFFHRWFFSTNHKDIGTLYLVFALIMFFVGGLFAEVIRAELFKPGLQLVQPQFFNEMTTLHALTMIFGAIMPAFVGLANWMVPMMIGAPDMALPRMNNLSFWLLPAAFTMLLMTLFMPTGGPAGGWTLYAPLSLQGGQLAFAVFAVHLAGISSIMGAINIIATILNMRAPGMDLMKMPIFVWTWLITAFLLIAVMPVLAGAVTMLLTDKYFGTNFFNAAGGGDPVLYQHIFWFFGHPEVYIMILPAFGIISEVIPTFARKPIFGYRAMVYATSAIALLSFIVWAHHMFTVGMPLGGELFFMYATMLIAVPTGVKVFNWVSTMWGGSMTFEAPMLWAISFVILFTIGGFSGLMLALAPADFQYQDSYFVVAHFHYVLVCGAIFAIITGVYFWLPKWTGHMYSQFWAKVHFWISVVSVNVLFFPQHFLGLAGMPRRIPDYNVAFASFNEISSIGAFVFGPAQLIFLGVIIHCVYFSKKPATSRVWEGAKGLEWTLSSPPPFHSFTVPPVIDDNDLSHGTSGHH
- the coxB gene encoding cytochrome c oxidase subunit II translates to MISGGMVRGGIKYAVRLGVIAGGLFGGVAMANPHDWQLNMPRGVTEWSPEPYFLNNVTLGICSVIGILVFGAMGIAIFRFRKSRGAVAEKWVHNTKLELVWTTIPFIILAVLGYLATGGLVSFADTSHSELTVKVTGYQWLWRYDYVDYQGQPIKDVGFMSKLDHLSDFTRQLHSGLDPKAVQENGENTYLLNVDHPLVVPVNTKIRFVITAGDVIHSWWVPDLGWKVDAIPGIANAAWATIKVPGTYRGQCAELCGQDHGFMPIVVKAVSREEFEKWLSSQRQLPYQPAPQTAQVTSMTAQANPG